From a single Pseudomonas triticicola genomic region:
- the msbA gene encoding lipid A export permease/ATP-binding protein MsbA, whose protein sequence is MSSPEPKAQSTLAIYFRLLAYVRPYAGLFILSIVGFLIFASTQPMLAYILKYFVDGLANPEASLFPGNPYLGKLQLLESVPLLIVLIAVWQGVGSYLGNYFLARVSLGLVHDLRVVLFNKLLDLPNSYFDKNNSGHLISRITFNVTMVTGAATDAIKVVIREGMTVIFLFCTLLWMNWKLTLVMVAILPVIGLMVNSTSKKFRKQSKKIQVSMGNVTHVASETIHGYRVVRSFGGETYEKVRFRDASQSNTDKQLTMTKTGAVYTPMLQLVTYSAMAVVMFLVLYLRGDASPGDLVAYITMAGLLPKPIRQLSEVSSTIQKGVAGAESIFEQLDEPAEVDNGTVERDRLQGRLEVRNLSFSYPNSEKKVLDDISFVVEPGQMVALVGRSGSGKSTLAGLIPRFYQHEQEHGQILLDDVQVQDLTLRSLRRQIALVTQQVTLFNDTVTNNIAYGDLAGAPFDEVKRAATEAYADEFIIKMPQGYETLVGENGVLLSGGQRQRIAIARALLKDAPLLILDEATSALDTESERHIQAALDHVVQNRTTLVIAHRLSTIEKADLILVMDEGKIVERGTHAQLLAQNGYYARLHAKEFEEGDEPQPTHVTDLC, encoded by the coding sequence ATGAGCAGTCCTGAACCGAAAGCCCAGTCAACGCTGGCGATCTATTTCCGCCTTTTGGCTTACGTGCGTCCCTACGCCGGCCTGTTCATCCTGAGTATCGTCGGCTTCCTCATCTTCGCATCGACCCAACCGATGCTCGCCTACATCCTCAAGTATTTCGTCGACGGCCTGGCCAATCCGGAGGCCAGCCTGTTTCCCGGAAATCCTTATCTGGGCAAGTTGCAGTTGCTCGAAAGCGTGCCTTTATTGATCGTGCTGATTGCCGTGTGGCAAGGCGTCGGTTCGTACCTGGGCAACTACTTCCTGGCGCGTGTTTCCCTGGGGCTGGTGCATGACCTGCGTGTGGTGCTGTTCAATAAATTGCTGGATCTGCCCAACAGTTATTTCGACAAGAACAACTCCGGCCACCTGATTTCACGTATCACCTTCAATGTGACCATGGTCACCGGCGCCGCCACCGACGCGATCAAAGTGGTAATCCGCGAAGGTATGACGGTGATTTTCCTGTTCTGCACCCTGTTGTGGATGAACTGGAAGCTGACCCTGGTGATGGTCGCCATCCTGCCGGTGATCGGCCTGATGGTGAACAGCACCAGCAAGAAATTCCGCAAGCAGAGCAAAAAGATTCAGGTGTCGATGGGTAACGTCACGCACGTCGCATCCGAGACGATTCACGGCTACCGCGTGGTGCGCAGCTTTGGTGGCGAAACCTATGAAAAGGTGCGTTTTCGTGACGCCAGTCAGAGCAACACCGACAAGCAACTGACGATGACCAAGACCGGCGCGGTGTATACGCCGATGCTGCAATTGGTGACGTACAGCGCCATGGCGGTAGTGATGTTTCTGGTGCTGTACCTTCGCGGTGATGCGTCGCCCGGTGATCTGGTGGCCTACATCACCATGGCCGGGCTGCTGCCAAAACCGATTCGCCAGCTCTCGGAAGTCAGCTCGACGATCCAGAAAGGTGTGGCCGGTGCGGAGAGTATTTTCGAGCAGCTGGACGAGCCGGCGGAAGTCGATAACGGCACGGTCGAGCGCGACCGACTGCAAGGTCGCCTCGAAGTGCGCAACCTCAGCTTCAGTTATCCGAACAGCGAGAAGAAGGTGCTCGACGACATCAGTTTCGTCGTCGAGCCAGGACAAATGGTCGCACTGGTCGGTCGTTCCGGCAGTGGCAAGTCCACCCTGGCCGGCCTGATTCCGCGCTTCTACCAGCATGAGCAGGAACACGGGCAGATTCTGCTTGATGATGTGCAGGTGCAGGACCTGACCCTGCGCAGCCTGCGTCGGCAGATTGCCCTGGTGACCCAGCAGGTCACGCTGTTCAATGACACGGTGACCAATAACATCGCTTACGGCGACCTGGCGGGCGCACCGTTCGATGAGGTCAAGCGCGCGGCTACCGAAGCCTACGCCGATGAATTCATCATCAAGATGCCGCAGGGCTATGAAACCCTGGTTGGCGAAAATGGTGTGTTGCTGTCCGGTGGCCAGCGTCAGCGCATCGCCATTGCGCGGGCGTTGCTCAAGGATGCGCCGCTGCTGATTCTCGATGAGGCCACCTCGGCCCTGGATACCGAATCGGAACGGCATATTCAGGCGGCTCTTGATCACGTTGTGCAGAACCGCACGACGCTGGTGATCGCTCACCGCCTGAGTACGATCGAAAAGGCTGATCTGATTCTGGTCATGGACGAAGGCAAGATCGTCGAGCGGGGCACCCATGCCCAGCTTCTGGCGCAAAACGGCTACTACGCACGCTTGCACGCCAAGGAATTTGAAGAAGGTGATGAGCCGCAACCGACCCATGTGACCGACCTATGCTGA
- a CDS encoding lipopolysaccharide kinase InaA family protein produces the protein MQSIDHSTYEALRKGAQVLEADGSGDKVLRLADGRMLKLFRRKRLLSSALFFPYAQRFANNTKALQQRGILCPNVIAVYRIPSIQRDGVYYAPLAGETVRQLQASPEETETLRSQLGAFIAQLHEKGVYFRSLHFGNVVQTPENQLGLIDIADLRCQRRALSDSKRLRNFAHLLRYKQDRQWLLGDDAGKTFLEGYRQALPSKRQAALIERLRLLLN, from the coding sequence ATGCAATCGATTGATCACAGCACTTACGAGGCACTGCGCAAGGGTGCTCAGGTACTCGAAGCCGACGGTTCCGGCGACAAGGTGCTCAGGTTGGCCGACGGTCGCATGCTCAAACTGTTTCGCCGCAAACGCTTGCTGAGTTCGGCACTGTTCTTTCCTTACGCCCAGCGCTTCGCCAACAACACCAAAGCGTTGCAGCAGCGCGGCATCCTCTGTCCGAACGTCATCGCGGTTTACCGCATTCCAAGTATTCAGCGCGATGGCGTGTATTACGCACCGCTGGCGGGCGAAACCGTACGGCAATTGCAGGCCTCCCCCGAAGAGACCGAGACGTTGCGCAGTCAGTTGGGGGCATTTATTGCGCAACTGCACGAAAAAGGCGTGTACTTCCGGTCCCTGCACTTCGGCAATGTCGTGCAGACGCCGGAGAATCAGCTCGGATTGATCGACATCGCCGACCTGCGTTGCCAGAGGCGAGCTCTGAGCGACAGCAAGCGCCTGCGCAACTTCGCCCATTTGCTGCGCTACAAACAAGACCGGCAGTGGCTGCTCGGCGACGACGCCGGGAAAACCTTTCTTGAGGGTTATCGCCAGGCGTTGCCGAGCAAGCGACAGGCTGCGCTGATCGAACGCCTGCGCCTGCTGTTGAATTGA